In Drechmeria coniospora strain ARSEF 6962 chromosome 03, whole genome shotgun sequence, the DNA window AGTGACATCTGGAACTGGATCAGCGAGTTTCAATATCGGAATTCGGGGAAACTTGTCCAAGCCGCTGGTTTTACAGTGTATCGGGGTTCATCATGATCCATCCTATGCCTCCTATGCCTTTGTTCACAGCCACGAATAGACCAGGCGATGCCTTAGAGCACTGGTTGGTCATATCATACACCATGGCTTGACCGCCTCTGCGTGTTGAGGCCCGTTTAACCATCTACATAGCCCCCATCCGTGCCAATAGACACCAGCCAGTCAGCAAGGCCCAGAACAAGCGTCTCAACTATAATGATATTTAACCCGACCCGGCTGATATCAAACTAAAGGACTCCATCTCGTGCGGCAGTCTTGGTTGCCTTGCAGGAGATGTAATAATATTTATGCCAAAGCCAGTCCATTCGTGATGCATCAAGCTTCAAGTATATCCATTCGTCCCGTCACCTACCCAAACGtcaagccgtcgtcggtcgacaACACGGGGATTTATCCTTGTTCTTTTTCACTTCATCTCTATCGCAACATTTGAGACGGAGACAATTACGCATGATGCAGGATGGGTCGTGCAGAAATCTGATACCAATTACGCAGGAACAAGGAGTACGCTACGATGGATAACTACGGATACGACATGGAAACAAGTCAACGACGGTGATCTGACCGCACTCCGGTTCGCATACAACCACTAGGGCTAGATTCATCGGCACCTGACGTCGCAAGAAGTCGTATATCCCTTCCTTTAGCTCACAGCTCACAGGGCGCCTGCCATTTGAAACAAAGCATTTGATTCGCAGTTAGGCATGACCTCCGAACTAGAAACAATAAGACGACGAAGTAGATGGACTAAACCCATCACCGTCATCACCTGCCTCTCAAGGCAGGACCGGCTATGTCCATCCCACGTATGGGTGCCAGATCCGTCGCTTTTGTCAGGCTAACTCGGGGATCCGGTCAAAAGTTCACCATTCCTCTGCACCAATGCTACCATATTCAAACCGCAGCTCGCTTGCCCTCCTTGGCTTCCTTCTGTTGGAACGTGTCAGCAACCGTAAATCATGAAAAATACCATGGTTGTCCTACCAGTGCTTTGGCAGTCCCATGGAGAGCATGCCGGTGGTTCCGGCGAAACTTGGGATCGGTACCCTTCAGAGACGGATATCTCGAAGTCTTGGGCTTCTTGATTCTAATGATTTGTGAGCGGCTTTGTTTCAGGTCGTCGGCTGCTGTACGCAAACTGACCCGTTTCGGTGCGCCTTGCGCCACTGGTTATGTTGCGAGGAGTTCTTCGATTCTGCCCAGTCACTCGTTAGCATTCCCTGCGGGGAAAAAACCATGGAGTTCATCCTCACTCACTCGCCATCTTGCTGGTGAATGAAGTTTGAGTAGTTAGTCAGGAAGGTGGTTGCCGTTCGACTGGTCTTCGATTGACAGAAAAGTGTGCGCCACTACCACTGTGCCCTAGCGAGAGAACTAGACCCACTCTTAGATATTTGTCATCGATTCTGATTATATAAGCATTCATTGTCGCGGATCTAGCAATAATAATGGGTAATATGGAGGTGCGATGAATTTGACGCGCTAAGTCACGTTCAATCCATGCTAGCATTCATACGGATGAACATCCATCcagagtaatactgtacagagtaagtatttacttacatgtaagtaagtaaatTAATATATGTATtccttactccgtactgtacggtaaaTTGAAGATTTGGCTGAAAAGCATTGCTGCCACAAGATGCAACTTACTCCTACGCTGCAATAGCCACCTAGCTGTTTTTAGACAAATCAGTGCTGGAACATTTGGAAATAATAAAAAAACTgatagtattagtattagtaattcAGTGTTATTTTTAAGTGTGCTTCTGAAGCATCTTTCATGAGTCCAATCAAGAGAAATTGTCAGGAGACATacggtacttgtagtgcTAGCTGCATGGATCACGTTACAAGACACGGGACTGCTTGCAGGAAGGGGACTAATAccttacagagtactccgtataataGTCTTAGATACATGTATACACAACTAGCAGAGCTCCCCTCCCCAGACGAAGGAAGTGGTGCCTCTCAAGGGGTCAATACATCTATTACCTTCGTCCTTGCAATAGCTATAGCCTACCCATGCCCGTTACGAGTATAAACCAATATGGCCTGCAGAGAAGTAATGCTCACAGCGACTTGGTCCTAATTATTGAAACTACAAGATCGCTCAAGTATCTCTGCTATAATCAATCCAATTCCTACGGAACATGGAGTACTACAGACGGCCGAGATAGCAGAGAAACAATGCACGTCGGAAGTCATCTGATCTCTTTCATTTTTCATGATATTTGGTTCATCGTCGCTCTAGGTGACACCACCCCTGTCTCCCACGTGCCCGTCACATTACAGCTTCAGGTTGCTCTTCAGCAACGAAAGTGCCAAAGCATTGTTTTTCAAAGCCATCAATGACACAATCTTGTTCATCAAAATGCACGTCGTGAGATCCTTACCCCCCCCTTCTTGTTTGCAGGCCCGTAATGCTTGGGTATAATATTCCGAGCTCATGAAACCGATTCCCAGCAGTTGAAATAATCGCCCCACGTTGTAGAGGCGTTCCCCCATGTAGCATCCCGTGCCAGATTGCAGATACTGGGACAAGAATGCCTGACCTTGCAGCAGCAGGAATTGGCGATTTGCTGATTGTCGTTTTAATCCATAGTGGACATACGCCAAGCCAAGGCTCAGGTTGACCATGGGGTTTGTCGGGTCAAGGGATCGTGCGCGCAACAAGTACCCTGCAATCGTTAGCACACGAAGCTGAGAAAAGACAACGGTACGGAAGGCCGCCTAACCCAACGAGTATGCATAGCTCGTGGAAGTAAATAGGATATGCCCATAGAGCATCAGCAAGCAAACATCGATGCTGGTGGTGGGCAAGTCACTGTCGCCCACCCCTCCATCAGCTCTGCCATGCTCCCAAAGTTGCATCATCGCTCCATCATGTCTGGCATCGATGGCCTTGATCTGCCGCAGGATAAACTTCTGTGCCGGGCCCGACGTGTACCAAGACACAGGGGATTGACAGAGCCTTGAAAGGAGAGCGAACATTCGATAAGAATCTGTCATGGCGCCATCCCTCATAAGATATCGAGCTGTCGCTACACATCTTTCTTCGTCGCCTGTGTAGATGGCACATACTAAGTTGGTAACCAAGTCAGACGAGTCGGAGTATATGGTCCTGCGGCTGGCTCTGCTTACCACTCCAGGCAACGTAGATTGCAAAGCCATGTTCAGAGGACTGGAACACCGTCGAATCTTTAGCAGCTTGACAAATTTGATATGCCTCCTCCCGTCGGTGGAGAATGGCCAAGGCAATGGCATAATCCAGAAATAAATCCAGCCAGTCTTCGAAAGAGATGCCTTCATGAGACATCAAGCTTGAACGTCCAAGCTCTCGCCCATGCTGGTCGCCATGCGGAGCAATAGCTGTATGCTTCTGTTAAGTTGCGCGTTCGTCC includes these proteins:
- a CDS encoding 60S ribosomal protein L29, with translation MAKSKNSSQHNQWRKAHRNGIKKPKTSRYPSLKGTDPKFRRNHRHALHGTAKALKEAKEGKRAAV